In a genomic window of Streptomyces noursei ATCC 11455:
- a CDS encoding bestrophin-like domain, producing MLTAVLIVLAACALVWATLLLVQKMCPPIRRAPHNDVLGFVYAVVGVLYAMVLAFMVIVVWENTGAAQQTVYSETVALRQIHDLAAALPAGPGAKVITEERAYVDSVITHEWPNLDHGVEPKTEEHAAKLRAAILRIDPGNNPQQQTIYTHLLDRQHDWLQARRERIERAEEGVKPAFWWFMVIGAVLTIGYIYFFGLTRTWPHLIITLIPTIMIVGMLVLVWDASKPFHGMISISPEPFKTMLTSWQY from the coding sequence ATGCTGACAGCCGTGCTGATAGTGCTAGCGGCCTGCGCCTTGGTGTGGGCAACGTTACTGCTTGTGCAAAAAATGTGTCCGCCCATTCGGCGGGCACCACATAACGACGTTCTCGGTTTCGTCTACGCGGTGGTGGGCGTGCTCTACGCGATGGTTCTCGCATTTATGGTGATCGTCGTCTGGGAGAACACCGGAGCAGCGCAGCAAACTGTCTACTCAGAGACGGTGGCGCTGCGTCAAATCCATGACCTGGCTGCCGCTCTGCCCGCAGGTCCAGGTGCCAAGGTCATCACCGAGGAGCGGGCCTATGTCGATTCGGTCATCACTCACGAATGGCCGAACCTAGACCACGGCGTCGAACCCAAAACCGAGGAGCACGCCGCTAAATTGCGAGCAGCGATATTGCGTATTGACCCAGGAAACAATCCCCAACAGCAAACAATCTATACACATTTGTTAGACCGACAGCACGATTGGCTGCAGGCCCGCCGAGAGCGGATCGAACGGGCCGAAGAGGGCGTCAAGCCGGCCTTCTGGTGGTTTATGGTCATCGGCGCAGTGCTGACCATCGGCTACATCTACTTTTTCGGGCTCACCCGAACATGGCCACACCTGATCATCACCCTGATCCCGACGATAATGATCGTGGGAATGCTAGTGCTGGTCTGGGATGCCTCCAAACCCTTCCACGGAATGATCTCCATAAGCCCTGAACCATTCAAGACCATGCTCACAAGCTGGCAATATTGA
- a CDS encoding ISL3 family transposase encodes MSVFSIWKRTLTVENTVVEGIRFDESEQCVIVSVRPDARSRQRCGICRRPAARYDAGRGRRRWRDLDHGAVRVFLEADAPRVGCHIHGSVVAWVPWARHGAGHTLAFDQQAAWMAAECSKTATAALMRISWRTAGAIVARFVADRDRDVDRLAGLRRIGIDEISHRRGQKYMTVVVCHDTGRVVWMADGHGKHVLHRFLDGLGPGRTGRLTDISADGAGWIAGVLAERAPHARRVMDPFHVVAWATTALDAERRTAWNRARHSLGDRETARALKDSRFALWKNSDDLTDRQAAKLAWIAATDPQLHRAWRLKEALRTVFTLAKSRPTAALKALDRWIAWARRCRIPTFVDLQRKIMRHYDAIRAALTTGMSNGLIESTNTKTRLIIRRGFGFHTANAIIALVMLTLGGPRPQLPGRQLATE; translated from the coding sequence GTGTCTGTCTTCAGCATATGGAAGAGAACTCTGACGGTCGAAAACACCGTGGTCGAGGGGATCCGCTTCGACGAGAGCGAACAGTGTGTGATCGTGTCGGTACGACCCGATGCGCGGAGTCGGCAGCGGTGTGGGATCTGCCGCAGACCGGCTGCCCGGTATGACGCCGGCCGGGGGCGTCGGCGGTGGCGGGATCTGGATCATGGTGCGGTGCGGGTGTTCCTGGAGGCTGATGCACCGCGGGTGGGATGCCACATCCACGGTTCCGTCGTGGCCTGGGTGCCGTGGGCCAGACACGGTGCCGGCCACACCCTGGCCTTCGATCAGCAGGCTGCCTGGATGGCCGCCGAGTGCTCGAAGACGGCAACAGCCGCACTGATGCGGATCTCCTGGCGGACGGCCGGGGCGATCGTGGCCCGGTTCGTCGCCGACCGGGACCGCGATGTGGACCGACTGGCAGGACTACGGCGGATCGGTATCGACGAGATCTCCCACCGCCGGGGGCAGAAGTACATGACAGTCGTGGTCTGCCACGACACTGGCCGGGTGGTGTGGATGGCCGACGGCCACGGCAAACACGTCCTGCACCGCTTCCTCGACGGCCTTGGCCCCGGCAGGACCGGACGCCTGACCGATATCAGCGCCGATGGCGCCGGCTGGATCGCCGGCGTGCTGGCCGAACGCGCCCCACACGCCAGGCGCGTGATGGACCCCTTCCACGTGGTCGCCTGGGCCACCACCGCCCTGGACGCCGAGCGCCGGACGGCCTGGAACCGGGCCCGCCACAGCCTCGGCGACCGGGAGACGGCCCGCGCACTGAAGGACTCCCGCTTCGCGTTGTGGAAGAACTCCGATGACCTCACCGACCGGCAGGCCGCGAAACTCGCCTGGATCGCCGCCACCGACCCCCAACTCCACCGCGCCTGGCGCCTGAAAGAAGCCCTCCGGACCGTGTTCACCCTGGCCAAGTCCCGCCCCACCGCCGCCCTCAAAGCCCTGGACCGCTGGATCGCCTGGGCCCGACGCTGCCGCATCCCCACCTTCGTCGACCTCCAACGCAAGATCATGCGCCACTACGACGCCATCCGCGCCGCGCTGACCACCGGCATGAGCAACGGACTGATCGAGTCCACCAATACCAAGACTCGCCTGATCATCCGACGCGGCTTCGGCTTCCACACCGCCAACGCCATCATCGCCCTCGTCATGCTCACCCTGGGCGGACCACGACCACAACTCCCAGGCCGCCAACTCGCCACAGAATGA